The following proteins come from a genomic window of Venturia canescens isolate UGA chromosome 4, ASM1945775v1, whole genome shotgun sequence:
- the htk gene encoding AT-rich interactive domain-containing protein 4B isoform X1 has product MLGDDPPYLSVGTEVSAKYKGAFCEAKIRKVVRSVKCRVTYKQGLGTATVTDDQIKGTLRVSASVEAKHADRKEFVEATITKIQDCSQYTVVFDDGDITTLRRTALCLKSGRHFAESETLDQLPLTHPEHFGNPVIGGRRGRRSRQAQDDSSEDEGSPPRGNRDSGSGIGGKEGVETEPEIGRVVCVELGDKKKKDYWFPGLVVAPTAQDTVRIRVRDDYLVRSFKDARYYTVPKKEAIEFTKELGNKVENSGLKVAVEKALLFLEKNELPPHWDRDSLFGNAVSSGNSDSDADLDSDSSDDEPREEKDHFVAQLYKFMDDRGTPINNCPMIGNEDIDLYRLFRAVYKLGGYNRVTNQNLWKSITRRLSFTMQSTPSTHNLVKQAYKKFLHSFEDFYRKLGCTMVNHPRGATRKPRPGRSLIRDKDRNTPVPPNQATTPVPKTSSERDKHENEEETPVAQASPGVSSASPQQQQATSQQTETRTPPPVSASVVASLKKSLVEEEKKEKRIEPTVAPAPPTSKEITKEEEPGRTTTKKKEIIEEPISGQESDVNVEAEGGESSSSEKSSTKPTARSTPVPAAAATPAAVATAAAAAAAAAAAAAALPVAGSARTKNSTKTKEETSTKKKIHEKRKGQESASSGVATSSNAPSSALGTSASATNATSASASTSGATSKRLESSSKREDKSKDEESTKTRSKSKDDASKAKANVEAARETRTPSRESDKTRANPTKQRRMTDEELKKQQRGRKKRENETEKSRSEKDDSSGVESNAATAPTYKGPIELGDRLKVYYGPTHESKVTYEAKVIDIEKVGSSEAAYLVHYTGWNTRYDEWIKPTRIAQNFTQSQSRIKRTKATPRPQTPSSAAVAGTKTSKASSTGNSVPPGLQSRRRAQHNSGGTAANWSGTNSISSNLSAGASSSNGSSSSSTGLTKDKESANFQPTRSTTPLSVASSSSRTKSPATPATSGRPVRNTRNADHGVELRRQTRRMSTRMDMVHYCTESDDSETYEVAEEPRRRRVYRRRVDERIKNEENSEIEEDEKDVVQEPRRTRRLRRTVTKGKDTKITCIDGGAGADGDEEEDEGEEEEEDEEEPDEEEEEEEEEEEEEEEEEEADEDADEEDDADEVEDVPDEEVTAPTILAKASTAIPPIPTNSSPSSSNNAEGSSVASLPAYERSNERHDEQPKGRDFDLNQIRSELKGFDKAVKLELVKFETDEACSGEQAGETSVKSEFPSDLDKKPAKEEKKIDGSKIIADYPDTKPILDNTGAVVSAVKKSASPSPPPPPPPSPQTPISQSQTVPVSTAPPTSAVAPTAPPSPVPPPQPPTEDIYEFKEPEPFEFEVRNKRDSSGDKDKPKKRVFDEEPKSPKKKQKTSMSPLPKEPKSDTDNTSVEQKRKVRRNATKKIEETLDSSSTAAAAAAISTTNKISSSSTGMKDNSDKSNLASSINQPKPLPTLPPPLPPPPPPPPPPPPPPGSEETKKSSATVDLLFTDLPKAEDDSVDHDDPEDRLVISETEIPESEQVTLFAYQQERAGASSDAKPERIEFSGATVETPKSLVASIISTSVISVTSCSTSAAGTSSLGSTDRKTLDVARTGGSGVSSSATSALPTPVPISARLPATSTIEEKLSAAALAFRQVRSKESKREEDNSETAKKNVKEASHKKSESLAAKRKANDELAKMGKYETESAARKREIAAEETTKQEEERSREAMRAAIKLKEEELEQLKMRKEAELKKMAEAKASAENRNKVADKRNEDDWNKRKIHEMQIEFGGSSSEASTVSNNREEEQQHKEGLADRQRDKRKKIISQEFVDSTDSSDSEQKLVIDSVAEVREEKVASSNFDTKLKSELELFHQQSSQQESLDVNLGRSSNIQNPCLRGIQQQAQLSSITTKSTPKTEDEGENMSSLLCEEEIPGSPAPGPEIIDQDGSGETRTIPKDERGEKKMVLLEMPFASAPTAGSQSSTTSAVNVGPSLGVPISNACNVAVSVALQMQQQQQVASVVGSRHQPPHQIQQPQQPLQQQVAGGAIVQRRESNEAAPVMDNTPPTTPDSTISNISGSPREEERIGVSSPLSEENVKSHRDSSEADDSGAGKAPSGYSEDDTLANVEVNNATEKTLKTSVKRSIEDPQSPKKRKRNRKHSEQCGSSVNVVVKKPLGRPPASTRQTRHGTAPAGSDSDDTSESSNPYAMGTTTGVGLTPSGTTIADNNAIATAITELSNSSRSPKPMKYNFFVELDPELDGSQRIAVLQQKLTELRKTYNAVKVELAGIERRRKKLRRREREALKAAKAEMQQACS; this is encoded by the exons ATGCTG GGAGACGATCCGCCGTATCTTTCCGTTGGTACGGAGGTGAGCGCCAAGTACAAGGGTGCATTCTGTGAAGCAAAGATCAGGAAGGTGGTACGCTCTGTCAAGTGCAGAGTAACGTACAAGCAGGGATTAGGAACGGCGACGGTGACGGATGATCAGATAAAAGGAACGCTGAGAGTGAGCGCGTCTGTAGAGGCAAAACATGCGGATAGGAAAGAATTTGTGGAGGCAACCATAACAAAAATACAGGATTGCAGCCAGTACACAGTGGTATTCGACGACGGGGATATTACGACACTTAGAAGAACGGCCTTATGTTTAAAAAGCGGACGACACTTTGCAGAAAGCGAAACTTTAGACCAGCTGCCATTGACTCATCCAGAACATTTTGGAAATCCTGTTATCGGTGGCAGACGCGGCAGACGTTCCAGGCAAGCGCA AGATGATAGTAGCGAAGACGAGGGCAGCCCACCTCGGGGTAATCGGGATTCAGGCTCCGGCATCGGTGGGAAAGAAGGAGTCGAGACTGAGCCGGAAATCGGTCGAGTAGTTTGCGTTGAATTGGGCGACAAGAAAAAGAAGGATTATTGGTTTCCGGGACTGGTCGTCGCACCGACTGCACAAGACACCGTGAGAATACGTGTACGAGATGACTACCTCGTTCGATCGTTCAAGGATGCTCGCTA TTATACCGTGCCGAAAAAAGAAGCCATTGAATTCACGAAAGAATTGGGTAATAAAGTGGAGAACAGCGGACTGAAAGTTGCAGTGGAGAAAGCGTTGTTGTTTCTGGAAAAGAATGAATTACCACCACATTGGGATAGAGATTCTCTCTTTGGAAATGCCGTATCGAGCGGAAACAGCGATTCCGACGCGGATCTGGATTCTGAC AGTTCAGACGACGAGCCTCGCGAAGAGAAAGATCATTTCGTAGCCCAGTTATATAAGTTCATGGACGATCGTGGAACTCCGATAAACAATTGTCCGATGATCGGAAATGAGGATATCGATCTTTATCGTTTATTTCGAGCTGTTTATAAACTCGGTGGTTATAATCGTGTAACCAATCAGAATCTGTGGAAATCGATTACGCGGAGATTGAGTTTTACAATGCAATCGACACCTTCGACGCACAATCTCGTAAAACAGGCGTACAAAAAGTTTTTACACTcttttgaggatttttatagaaaattggGTTGCACGATGGTAAACCATCCACGCGGTGCGACGAGAAAACCAAGACCGGGGCGCAGTTTGATAAGAGATAAAGATCGGAACACGCCTGTTCCGCCGAATCAGGCGACGACTCCGGTCCCGAAAACGAGCTCGGAGCGCGATAAGCACGAGAACGAGGAGGAAACACCGGTCGCTCAAGCATCGCCGGGCGTTTCGTCGGCATCGCCGCAACAGCAGCAAGCTACTTCTCAACAAACAGAAACCCGGACGCCACCCCCAGTTTCTGCGAGCGTTGTCGCGTCCCTAAAGAAATCTCTTgttgaagaggaaaaaaaagagaaacgtaTCGAGCCTACCGTAGCTCCAGCGCCTCCAACCTCCAAGGAAATAACAAAAGAAGAGGAGCCAGGCAGAACcacgacgaagaaaaaagaaataatcgaaGAGCCGATAAGTGGTCAAGAGAGTGACGTCAATGTTGAGGCCGAGGGTGGTGAATCTTCGAGCAGTGAAAAGTCTTCTACTAAACCGACGGCGCGTTCCACTCCTGTACCTGCTGCGGCCGCGACTCCTGCTGCTGTtgctactgctgctgctgctgctgctgctgctgctgctgctgctgctgctttacCCGTAGCTGGTAGTGCTCGtacgaaaaattcaacgaaaacgAAAGAGGAAACgagtacgaaaaagaaaatacacGAAAAACGGAAAGGGCAAGAAAGCGCGTCATCGGGAGTAGCGACGTCTTCGAACGCACCGAGTTCCGCGCTCGGCACAAGCGCAAGTGCAACAAATGCAACAAGCGCGTCAGCGAGCACAAGCGGTGCAACGTCAAAGAGGCTCGAGAGTTCATCGAAGCGAGAAGATAAATCGAAAGACGAGGAATCAACGAAAACACGTTCAAAGTCGAAGGACGACGCGAGCAAAGCAAAAGCCAACGTCGAAGCGGCTCGTGAAACGCGCACTCCGTCCCGCGAATCAGATAAAACTCGGGCCAATCCAACGAAACAACGTCGTATGACCGACGAGGAGTTGAAGAAGCAACAACGTGGCAGGAAAAAGCGTGAAAATGAGACTGAGAAGTCACGCTCCGAGAAGGATGACAGCAGTGGAGTTGAGAGCAATGCCGCGACAGCACCGACTTATAAAGGCCCCATCGAGCTCGGGGACAGACTCAAAGTTTATTACGGGCCGACTCACGAGTCGAAAGTAACGTACGAGGCCAAAGTCATCGATATCGAAAAGGTCGGAAGTTCCGAGGCTGCTTACCTCGTGCATTATACCGGCTGGAATACGCGGTACGACGAGTGGATAAAACCGACGAGAATAGCTCAAAACTTCACGCAGTCGCAGAGTCGTATAAAACGTACGAAAGCGACGCCCCGTCCTCAGACTCCTAGCAGTGCCGCGGTTGCCGGTACCAAAACTTCGAAAGCTTCTTCCACCGGCAACAGCGTACCGCCTGGTTTGCAAAGCCGGCGCCGGGCGCAGCACAATTCCGGAGGAACAGCAGCAAATTGGTCGGGAACGAATTCAATATCGTCGAATTTGTCTGCCGGAGCGAGTTCTTCGAACGgatcgtcctcgtcctcgacGGGGCTTACCAAGGACAAGGAATCCGCAAATTTTCAACCAACGAGATCGACGACGCCACTGTCCGTAGCGAGCTCGAGCTCGAGAACAAAGAGCCCGGCAACCCCAGCGACTTCCGGACGTCCAGTAAGAAACACCAGGAACGCCGATCACGGCGTCGAGCTACGAAGGCAAACTCGTCGGATGTCCACTCGCATGGATATGGTACATTATTGCACGGAGAGCGACGACAGCGAGACTTACGAAGTAGCCGAGGAGCCACGAAGACGAAGGGTTTATCGACGCAGAGTCGACGAGAGAATCAAGAACGAGGAAAACAGCGAAATCGAGGAGGATGAGAAAGACGTTGTTCAAGAGCCGAGACGGACGAGAAGGTTACGTAGAACCGTGACCAAAGGCAAAGACACTAAAATAACTTGTATCGACGGGGGAGCCGGAGCGGACGGCGACGAGGAGGAAGACGAAGGCgaggaagaagaggaggaCGAAGAGGAACCcgacgaggaagaagaagaagaggaggaggaggaggaggaggaagaggaggaagaggaagccGACGAGGACGCCGATGAGGAAGACGATGCTGACGAGGTCGAAGATGTGCCGGATGAGGAAGTTACCGCACCGACGATTCTAGCAAAAGCGTCAACCGCGATACCACCGATCCCAACTAATAGTTCACCTTCCTCGAGCAACAACGCCGAGGGGTCGAGCGTCGCGAGCCTGCCGGCTTACGAGCGTTCCAATGAGCGTCACGATGAACAACCGAAGGGTCGTGATTTTGATCTCAATCAGATTAGATCGGAACTCAAAGGTTTTGACAAAGCGGTGAAATTGGAACTCGTAAAGTTCGAGACCGACGAGGCTTGTTCCGGGGAACAAGCAGGAGAAACCAGCGTGAAATCCGAATTTCCTTCGGATTTGGATAAAAAACCTGCTAAAGAAGAGAAGAAGATCGACGGATCGAAGATAATCGCTGATTATCCGGACACAAAACCGATTTTGGATAACACCGGTGCTGTCGTAAGCGCTGTTAAAAAATCTGCCTCGCCGTCGCCACCGCCACCACCGCCACCGTCGCCACAAACACCGATCTCGCAGAGTCAAACGGTTCCCGTTTCGACCGCTCCTCCAACGAGCGCCGTAGCACCGACTGCGCCGCCATCGCCGGTGCCACCACCCCAGCCACCCACCGAAGACATTTACGAGTTCAAAGAACCCGAACCTTTCGAGTTCGAAGTCCGCAATAAGCGCGATTCTTCCGGCGACAAGGACAAACCAAAGAAACGAGTTTTCGACGAGGAGCCTAAGAGTCCaaagaaaaagcaaaaaacatCCATGAGCCCCTTGCCCAAAGAGCCGAAGAGCGATACCGACAATACGAGCGTCGAGCAGAAGAGAAAAGTGCGCAGGAACGCGACTAagaaaatcgaggaaacccTTGATTCATCCTCGACGGCGGCGGCAGCAGCTGCAATCTCAACCACGAACAAGATTTCATCCTCGTCAACCGGGATGAAAGATAATTCCGATAAATCCAACCTCGCCAGCTCGATTAATCAACCAAAACCTCTACCAACTTTACCGCCGCCGTTACCTCCGCCTCCGCCGCCCCCGCCGCCGCCTCCGCCCCCGCCAGGCTCGGAggagacgaaaaaatcaaGTGCGACCGTTGATCTGTTGTTCACCGATTTGCCAAAAGCCGAGGACGACTCGGTCGACCACGACGATCCCGAGGACCGTCTTGTTATTTCGGAAACTGAAATTCCAGAAAGTGAACAAGTTACTCTCTTCGCTTATCAACAAGAGAGAGCTGGCGCGAGCAGCGACGCGAAGCCCGAGAGAATAGAATTCAGTGGCGCAACTGTCGAAACTCCGAAGTCGTTGGTCGCTTCGATCATCTCGACGAGCGTTATTTCAGTAACGAGCTGCAGCACGAGCGCCGCGGGTACCTCGTCGTTAGGTTCGACGGATCGAAAAACGCTCGACGTTGCGAGAACGGGGGGAAGCGGCGTTTCCTCGAGCGCAACGTCAGCTCTGCCGACTCCGGTTCCAATAAGCGCAAGACTGCCGGCAACGTCGaccatcgaagaaaaattatcagCCGCCGCGTTGGCCTTCCGTCAGGTAAGATCGAAAGAGTCCAAACGCGAGGAAGACAACTCCGAGACagcgaagaaaaatgttaagGAGGCGAGCCACAAAAAATCAGAAAGCTTGGCAGCCAAGCGAAAAGCGAACGACGAATTGGCCAAGATGGGAAAGTACGAGACGGAGAGCGCGGCGAGGAAGCGCGAGATCGCCGCGGAAGAGACGACGAAACAAGAGGAAGAGCGCAGCCGGGAAGCCATGCGCGCCGCGATTAAACTCAAGGAAGAAGAGCTCGAGCAATTGAAGATGCGAAAAGAGGCGGAATTGAAGAAGATGGCCGAGGCTAAGGCGTCTGCGGAAAACCGTAATAAAGTCGCGGATAAACGTAACGAGGACGATTGGAACAAGCGGAAAATTCACGAGATGCAAATTGAGTTCGGAGGCAGCTCCAGTGAAGCGTCAACGGTGAGCAATAATCGCGAGGAGGAGCAACAGCATAAAGAGGGCTTGGCCGATCGTCAACGGGACAAGAGAAAGAAGATCATCAGCCAGGAATTCGTCGACTCTACGGACAGCAGTGATTCGGagcaaaaattggtgatcgaCAGTGTAGCCGAGGTACGCGAGGAGAAAGTAGCTTCCTCGAATTTCGACACGAAACTCAAAAGCGAGCTGGAACTTTTCCACCAGCAAAGTTCCCAGCAAGAGAGCTTGGACGTTAATTTGGGACGATCGAGCAATATTCAAAATCCTTGTCTTCGGGGGATTCAGCAACAGGCGCAGCTCTCCTCAATAACGACAAAATCTACCCCAAAAACTGAGGACGAAGGTGAAAATATGAGCTCGCTTTTGTGCGAAGAGGAAATACCCGGTTCCCCGGCACCGGGGCCCGAGATCATTGATCAGGATGGTAGCGGCGAAACTCGGACGATTCCGAAGGACGAGcgtggggagaaaaaaatggtccttTTGGAAATGCCTTTCGCCAGCGCACCGACAGCTGGTTCGCAAAGCAGTACGACCAGCGCCGTCAACGTCGGTCCTAGTCTCGGTGTTCCTATCTCTAATGCTTGCAATGTTGCCGTATCCGTCGCTCTTCAAatgcaacaacagcaacaagtCGCCAGCGTGGTGGGATCGCGGCATCAGCCACCTCACCAAATCCAGCAGCCGCAGCAACCGCTGCAACAACAGGTTGCCGGAGGTGCGATAGTTCAGCGACGAGAGAGCAACGAAGCAGCTCCGGTTATGGACAACACGCCACCGACCACTCCGGATTCCACGATCTCCAATATTTCGGGATCaccgagagaggaagaaagaattGGTGTTTCCTCGCCATTGTCCGAGGAAAATGTTAAATCTCATCGAGACAGCTCCGAGGCCGATGACAGCGGGGCTGGGAAAGCTCCTTCTGGCTACAGCGAGGATGACACCCTCGCTAACGTCGAAGTCAACAACGCTaccgaaaaaacgttgaaaacctCTGTCAAAAGATCCATCGAAGATCCCCAATCAcccaaaaaacgaaaacgaaatcGCAAACATTCCGAACAATGCGGCAGCAGTGTTAACGTCGTTGTGAAAAAACCACTTGGAAGACCACCCGCGAGCACAAGACAGACGAGACACGGAACCGCTCCTGCCGGAAGTGACAGTGATGACACTAGCGAATCTTCCAATCCGTACGCCATGGGCACCACAACCGGTGTTGGCCTAACTCCTAGCGGTACTACCATCGCTGATAACAATGCTATTGCAACTGCTATCACAGAATTGAGCAATTCGTCGAGGTCACCGAAACCCATGAAGTACAATTTCTTCGTTGAACTCG atcCCGAGCTCGACGGTAGCCAAAGGATAGCTGTACTCCAACAAAAACTTACGGAACTGAGAAAAACTTATAACGCAGTGAAAGTTGAACTTGCGGGTATCGAGAGAcggcgaaaaaaattgagaagacGAGAGCGTGAGG CTTTGAAGGCTGCAAAAGCGGAGATGCAGCAAGCGTGCTCTTGA